ACTAGCCATTGCCCAACCCATACTTGCAAGCGAGCTGACAATGCTACCTACTTGATGTATAACtggaaatatagaaatatattaaaagaattataaaatacaagattaaaataaattaatattaatattaaaacatattcaaaatgataaatacactcaaaattaatttcagcaTGGTAATACTTTAACATTAAAGTTAATTGCAGAATTTGTTGCGGTGCAGCTTCCAAAAAACATTCAAATACTCTTAGTAATGCAACATCTTCATCTTCTTTGAgcattttcacataatatcgCCTTTCGCCAACACGATCCCCAGACTTCTTGTATTTGCGTGCTTTTAATGCATATTTCAAAGTATCGTAATAATGTATAACTGGtgctaattgtaagattacAGCAACcgcaaaatacaaattatttttaatcattaagcGTATTGTCTTGTTATCCTCTAATGGATCCATGCCGGAATTTATCTGCACCAAGGAACACACGTTGTTCAGATAATTATCAACCATTACATGGAAtcaatgatataatttaattagttaatatagatatattgtataagtatAATCTACTTCACTTCTTTATCTTGACGTTGCATCCTTTTACTGACAATGACATTTATCAGAGATGGAATGATGATAAGGCAAATTGTCCAagcaaaatatgttattttgcCAGTCAAAATGTATTGAATAGCGATGTTATAATCAAAACACATATCCACAATGTGCATAAATATGGAAGAAGCCAAAAGGAAGACATCCAATTTGGAAATGCAAGGAGTATTAGGCGGTACATCCACATTGTCAGTATCAGAATGGATAACTGGAAATATATTAGTGAGGTAACGAAAGTGCTTGCGATTTTCTTCTCCCATGATTTCCACTTCACGTCACAATttcattacaatatatatatataaattatagttcAGATAAATCTGTACActtaaagaaagatattttttctatttctttcattCTACATTACAAATAACTCAAAAACACATTCTTGTTGTCATCCTTTTTGTGGAGCATTGTGGAGAACTAAAACCATTGAACTTTACAAACTAGAAAGCTCCTTCCCATCAGAGCTGCCAGATTGAAGACCCGAGCAACGAGCAACCGGATGCACACACAAGTGAGAATCGCGTACGTGTGCTGCGCAAAGCACTCTGCGCAGTCATGGACGAATAATGGATCCATGATTTTTAGACAAaacaaatctaatttttatttcaagttaACTTAATGACTGCGTTCAGCAAGCGCTGTGATACTCAACGTGTTTACTGATGTAAAACGTAAGCATTAAAATAGCGTACCCTAAAATAGCGTTCAGCAAACCACTCTCAACTGTTGCAATGCATCACTTATTGAGCGCTTCATTCTGCTGAACGCAGCCACAAAtacgaattaattatattaatattatatattaaatacaaatataacatactcatataataaaaatcaatacaaaTATCCAATTTAAATAAGAACGCAATTATGTTATTTCATCGCAACTCGATAGTAAGATTTATACCACCTTTGGCTGTGAGCACAATAGGCGCTTCCTCGAAAGATAGCGGAACTGGAGTTTGTGGATGAAGTGTGAACTTGAATTTTGACAGAAGACTTATAAGACCAACCTTTGTTTGTATGTAGCCAAATCTTGTacctgaaaattaataatactgaTGTATCAACAATGGCAAAATTagataaagatgaaaaaattgcTGTGATCATCACATAAACAAaacatgaataattaatataaacgtaatTTTGAAACTTATAGCAACTCTGATAAACGGGATCATTCTTACCAATGCAAACTCGTGGTCCTTCCCCAAAAGGTAAATAAGCGTAAGGATGCCTGGCTGCTACTTTATCAGCATTAAATCGCTCAGGATCAAACTTATCTGGATCCGGATATATTGAAGGATCACGATGCAATCCGAACACAGGTATTGTAATTAAAGTTCCTTCTGGCACATGAATATTCGTTGTTGGAAGCTTTATGTTTTTAGTGCAAACTCGATTCAAGACGGGTACAGGCGGGTATTTCCTCATAGTTTCTGcaacgtgtaaaaaaatataaaagtatattttctggtatacaaagaattattatcgaaCATGTTTCGTTAAACATATGGAagaatacttttataataaaaaactttttcaatacttaatttatcaaaaattacacgtacaaaaataacaatcaCACTCACCATTTATGACTTTATGAAGATATGTCATGTCGTTTACCGCATTGTAGTTTAATTCACCgtgtttttttaacatttcgtCAATTTCCTTACAAACTTTATTCTGTAGGTCCTGATTTTGAGCTAACTCGTATAGACAATACGTCGCTGTAGTTGATGAAGTTTCAAAACCAGCCAAGAAGAAGACATAAGCTTGCGCAGCAGCTTCTAGTATAGTGAGTTTAGTCGCAGttgctatatataaataaaactttttttagtGCATATCTCTCATCCTTTGGTAATATTcgtatataaacataaaaatcgatttttttaaaggagTTCTATCTATTAGAGTTTATAAATACTGTTCAGAAAATTAGAGGCATAATTCcaaaaatcatcaaatttaCTGAATTTTCAATATGACGTGAACATTTTAACCAAATATTTGTGAAGTCTATTGCACTGTAACCTATTATTACCCCTATTACcaaaaataatagatgttaaactaatataaaatatatatttacaagatTCATTATTGATATCCTTTTCATCATCAGGTTCAACATAACCCTTTTCCATGAGTTGTATAAGTAAGTTCATAAAATCATGCCTGATAACATTATGAGTTTGCCTGTATTCCACATTGTCTCGAAACATTTTCGTAAAAAAGTTACTAACACCTCGGTCGTTAAAAgggatagaaaaaaaatccatAACTTGGGGCGCAAACATTAATATAGCATTCCAAAAGGGTTTTTCTTCAAAGACCTTTTTTCCCCAATATCGGAACTCGTTATCCGGTTGGCTTATACAGTCAGATTTGATTCCAAATGCCGCAGACATAATTATATCCGTTGAATAcctataattaatatagattatttaataaattttttcaacatacaTAAAGAGTAagtaattctttttcataatataGACAGTATTTATACTccttgttatttaaatatttttttaaaagttttttataaaatcgaataatttaCCTTGCAAAGATATCCTTTATCTCGATACAATCTTTCGTTTGAGCTTTACTTTCTAGACTTTTTGCGAATTCTTCACTGCATTCCTTCAGAATCATGAacatttgttttatctttcCGGAAGTAAAAGTAGGTGTCAACTTAACACGAAGATTTCGCCATTTCTTTCCAGGCAGTAAAAACAAATGGCCGGACAATGGATCAATTTTCTCATTGCAGTACATTCCACGATCATGAAAACTACCGAAATCCTTCGTCAATACCGTTCGGATAAGATCGAGATCAGCAATCACCAGGTTTGgcttgaaaaatgtatacattCCAAAGGCACGATggtgtttatattttaagtagGCATCGCGGAAAAGTTCACCTGTCGACAAATCTTCCGTTCAAttacgtaattttaataataatgttgcaaaataaatctcttattttataattgttgatTGATTCCGGAACTCGCTCTGTTTCGCATAACACAAAAGGAGAGAAGACTGCATACGTAAATGaatgcatataatatttataatacttataatacCACGCAAAGATACTTGCCTACAGATAATTTTCCAGTCACGAAAGCAGTTAAATTACCAGCTGGTACCAAGGGTTCCACATAAAAAACACCCTTTTTGCGCCAGAAATTGAAcagtacatatttataataaatatatacaacacTCAGAGCAACAATAAGTATTCCAATTAATTCTGCAACTAACATCGCTGGTCGagatttttgtcaaaattctGAAacataagttatttttttcataaaattttatcattaaaaataagaacgTAATAAAAACGTTTTCTATAGagtattcaaattttttctatatttatacacactataaacaataatcatttttagaaatgtttCATGAAATGTTTATGATTctgctaatttaatttatgatttatgcattctttattcaattttactttaacaaaattgtaaaacgttACTTgtctaattttgattattcaaaatgtttatacgataaaatttgcgataaatgattcttctatattttcctCAATGAAAGTTAACTAAACAGTTGGTCATTTTAATTTGTCTAACATATAGTCattcaatttgtataatatacaatatatgatttattta
The nucleotide sequence above comes from Linepithema humile isolate Giens D197 chromosome 4, Lhum_UNIL_v1.0, whole genome shotgun sequence. Encoded proteins:
- the LOC105672279 gene encoding probable cytochrome P450 6a14; this translates as MLVAELIGILIVALSVVYIYYKYVLFNFWRKKGVFYVEPLVPAGNLTAFVTGKLSVGELFRDAYLKYKHHRAFGMYTFFKPNLVIADLDLIRTVLTKDFGSFHDRGMYCNEKIDPLSGHLFLLPGKKWRNLRVKLTPTFTSGKIKQMFMILKECSEEFAKSLESKAQTKDCIEIKDIFARYSTDIIMSAAFGIKSDCISQPDNEFRYWGKKVFEEKPFWNAILMFAPQVMDFFSIPFNDRGVSNFFTKMFRDNVEYRQTHNVIRHDFMNLLIQLMEKGYVEPDDEKDINNESSTATKLTILEAAAQAYVFFLAGFETSSTTATYCLYELAQNQDLQNKVCKEIDEMLKKHGELNYNAVNDMTYLHKVINETMRKYPPVPVLNRVCTKNIKLPTTNIHVPEGTLITIPVFGLHRDPSIYPDPDKFDPERFNADKVAARHPYAYLPFGEGPRVCIGTRFGYIQTKVGLISLLSKFKFTLHPQTPVPLSFEEAPIVLTAKGGINLTIELR
- the LOC105672280 gene encoding XK-related protein 6 translates to MGEENRKHFRYLTNIFPVIHSDTDNVDVPPNTPCISKLDVFLLASSIFMHIVDMCFDYNIAIQYILTGKITYFAWTICLIIIPSLINVIVSKRMQRQDKEINSGMDPLEDNKTIRLMIKNNLYFAVAVILQLAPVIHYYDTLKYALKARKYKKSGDRVGERRYYVKMLKEDEDVALLRVFECFLEAAPQQILQLTLMLKYYHAEINFEFIHQVGSIVSSLASMGWAMASYHRSIRLAQQDKSNIGVIGIVLQFLWHFCITVARILSISVIASIWPIYTIICCITHWICMTIWILIDSHGILEFCRTYNHPPHMQPTLKERFYSILFAGVIGIVHIFIYLNAVDGNTFWKHFCFYVLCFLENIMSVLLWRFNSSLAVRNAWYFNVFFAFGVIFFFVGIAAMIMYYTFHPSKKQPRTSGASLQIA